A window from Garra rufa chromosome 14, GarRuf1.0, whole genome shotgun sequence encodes these proteins:
- the git1 gene encoding ARF GTPase-activating protein GIT1 isoform X1, translating to MQLNNRLFEELAMDVYDEVDRRENDAVWLTTQNHSTLVTERSAVPFLPVNPEYSATRNQGRQKLARFNAREFATLIIDILSDAKRRQHGKGLTSPTDPLDLSQADDDQHDYDSVASDEDTDSELTAQNNNNTQRNNRAKSMDSSDLSDGPITLQEYLEVKKALASSEAKVQQLMKVNNNLSEELRRLQKEITRMQTENSALRGAQTGVGGSLTGGGGHGLWPGGVRGIGSGGGVGGDSSLNAPSSAPLRRDRQAFSMYEPVGTTPKALTPALDPLTGRLQPLSPVRKGAPAGPTPYGGSHLSASTDGRYNLPKAVEKYGSGTDSDYDNSQTYDVSLGVGRSSEEDSRGDMEDTEGDPDPTLPCTEDVILKTEQVTKNIQELLRAAQEFKHDSFVPCSEKIHLAVTEMASLFPKRPALDAVRSSLKLLAASASRLQVECRKAAPSDSSASTVDYQLLTQQVIQCAYDIAKAAKQLVTITTREKKQ from the exons atGCAGTTAAATAACCGTTTGTTTGAGGAGCTGGCTATGGATGTGTACGATGAAGTGGACCGTAGAGAGAACGATGCAG TGTGGCTGACAACTCAAAACCACAGTACGCTTGTGACCGAACGGAGCGCCGTCCCCTTCTTACCCGTCAACCCTGAATACTCAGCGACACGCAACCAG GGGCGGCAGAAATTGGCCCGCTTTAACGCACGGGAATTCGCCACCCTCATTATCGACATTCTCAGTGATGCCAAGCGACGGCAGCATGGAAAAGGCTTGACAAGCCCCACAG ACCCGCTGGATCTGAGTCAGGCGGACGATGACCAGCACGATTATGACAGCGTAGCGTCTGATGAAGATACAGACAGTGAGCTAACTgcacagaataacaacaacaccCAGCGCAACAACCGGGCCAAG AGCATGGACTCGTCGGATCTGTCAGATGGGCCCATCACACTACAGGAGTATCTGGAGGTGAAGAAGGCACTGGCCTCCTCAGAGGCTAAAGTTCAGCAGCTCATGAAGGTCAACAACAACCTGAGTGAGGAGCTAAGGAGGCTTCAGAAGGAG ATCACGCGGATGCAGACGGAGAACAGCGCGCTGCGGGGGGCCCAGACTGGGGTTGGGGGCAGTCTGACCGGGGGTGGTGGCCATGGGCTTTGGCCTGGTGGGGTAAGGGGTATAGGCAGTGGTGGAGGGGTAGGCGGAGACTCCAGCCTAAACGCACCCTCATCTGCCCCCCTCCGCCGGGATAGACAGGCCTTCTCTATGTATGAGCCCGTGGGTACCACCCCCAAAGCTCTCACCCCAGCCCTGGACCCCCTGACGGGCCGCCTGCAGCCTCTCAGCCCC GTGCGAAAGGGCGCTCCTGCGGGTCCCACCCCCTACGGAGGATCGCACCTGTCAGCCTCCACTGACGGCCGATATAAT CTTCCAAAAGCGGTAGAGAAATATGGCAGCGGAACTGATAGTGACTATGACAACTCTCAAACATACGACGTTTCTCTTGG TGTTGGCCGTAGCAGTGAGGAGGACAGCAGGGGTGACATGGAAGACACAGAGGGTGACCCGGACCCCACGCTGCCCTGCACAGAGGACGTCATCCTCAAAACCGAGCAGGTCACCAAGAACATCCAGGAGCTCCTGCGAGCCGCACAGGAGTTTAAACACGACAG TTTTGTGCCATGCTCAGAGAAAATCCACTTAGCTGTAACAGAAATGGCCTCGCTGTTTCCAAAG AGACCAGCGCTAGATGCAGTACGTTCTTCCTTGAAGCTCCTAGCGGCCAGCGCGTCCCGCTTACAAGTGGAGTGTCGTAAAGCAGCGCCCTCAGACTCGTCGGCCAGTACGGTGGACTACCAGCTCCTCACCCAGCAGGTCATCCAATGCGCCTACGATATCGCCAAAGCTGCCAAGCAGCTGGTCACCATCACCACCCGTGAGAAAAAACAGTGA
- the git1 gene encoding ARF GTPase-activating protein GIT1 isoform X2 — translation MQLNNRLFEELAMDVYDEVDRRENDAVWLTTQNHSTLVTERSAVPFLPVNPEYSATRNQGRQKLARFNAREFATLIIDILSDAKRRQHGKGLTSPTDPLDLSQADDDQHDYDSVASDEDTDSELTAQNNNNTQRNNRAKSMDSSDLSDGPITLQEYLEVKKALASSEAKVQQLMKVNNNLSEELRRLQKEVRKGAPAGPTPYGGSHLSASTDGRYNLPKAVEKYGSGTDSDYDNSQTYDVSLGVGRSSEEDSRGDMEDTEGDPDPTLPCTEDVILKTEQVTKNIQELLRAAQEFKHDSFVPCSEKIHLAVTEMASLFPKRPALDAVRSSLKLLAASASRLQVECRKAAPSDSSASTVDYQLLTQQVIQCAYDIAKAAKQLVTITTREKKQ, via the exons atGCAGTTAAATAACCGTTTGTTTGAGGAGCTGGCTATGGATGTGTACGATGAAGTGGACCGTAGAGAGAACGATGCAG TGTGGCTGACAACTCAAAACCACAGTACGCTTGTGACCGAACGGAGCGCCGTCCCCTTCTTACCCGTCAACCCTGAATACTCAGCGACACGCAACCAG GGGCGGCAGAAATTGGCCCGCTTTAACGCACGGGAATTCGCCACCCTCATTATCGACATTCTCAGTGATGCCAAGCGACGGCAGCATGGAAAAGGCTTGACAAGCCCCACAG ACCCGCTGGATCTGAGTCAGGCGGACGATGACCAGCACGATTATGACAGCGTAGCGTCTGATGAAGATACAGACAGTGAGCTAACTgcacagaataacaacaacaccCAGCGCAACAACCGGGCCAAG AGCATGGACTCGTCGGATCTGTCAGATGGGCCCATCACACTACAGGAGTATCTGGAGGTGAAGAAGGCACTGGCCTCCTCAGAGGCTAAAGTTCAGCAGCTCATGAAGGTCAACAACAACCTGAGTGAGGAGCTAAGGAGGCTTCAGAAGGAG GTGCGAAAGGGCGCTCCTGCGGGTCCCACCCCCTACGGAGGATCGCACCTGTCAGCCTCCACTGACGGCCGATATAAT CTTCCAAAAGCGGTAGAGAAATATGGCAGCGGAACTGATAGTGACTATGACAACTCTCAAACATACGACGTTTCTCTTGG TGTTGGCCGTAGCAGTGAGGAGGACAGCAGGGGTGACATGGAAGACACAGAGGGTGACCCGGACCCCACGCTGCCCTGCACAGAGGACGTCATCCTCAAAACCGAGCAGGTCACCAAGAACATCCAGGAGCTCCTGCGAGCCGCACAGGAGTTTAAACACGACAG TTTTGTGCCATGCTCAGAGAAAATCCACTTAGCTGTAACAGAAATGGCCTCGCTGTTTCCAAAG AGACCAGCGCTAGATGCAGTACGTTCTTCCTTGAAGCTCCTAGCGGCCAGCGCGTCCCGCTTACAAGTGGAGTGTCGTAAAGCAGCGCCCTCAGACTCGTCGGCCAGTACGGTGGACTACCAGCTCCTCACCCAGCAGGTCATCCAATGCGCCTACGATATCGCCAAAGCTGCCAAGCAGCTGGTCACCATCACCACCCGTGAGAAAAAACAGTGA